One window of the Desulfovibrio sp. genome contains the following:
- a CDS encoding dihydrodipicolinate reductase, whose product MSTLRIAQYGCGKMSRYSMRYVYEKGAEIVAAFDMNPAVIGRDIGSIMGCENKGILVEDASEAAQTLARLKPDACLVTTMSLLRDLRVPLMTCAQCGVNAITICEEAIYPMNSSPALTREIDALAKRNGCTICGTGYQDVFWGNLITTLAGAMHTIRKIRGKSSYNVEDYGIALAKAHGAGLDLEAFDRDIASADNIPESQRKALIEKGEFLPSYMWNVNGWLAARLGLTVTGQTQKCVPMTHSSELKSSTLGMTIPAGYATGMSAVVTTETQEGVTIESECIGKVYAPDEVDRNDWTLMGEPDTQVVITQPATVELTCATLVNRIPDLINAAPGYVTTDQMPVNSYRVKPLDQYVNK is encoded by the coding sequence ATGAGCACACTACGGATAGCCCAGTATGGTTGCGGAAAAATGTCGCGATATTCCATGCGCTACGTATACGAAAAAGGGGCGGAGATTGTGGCCGCCTTTGATATGAACCCGGCTGTTATCGGGCGTGACATCGGCTCCATCATGGGCTGCGAAAACAAGGGCATTCTTGTGGAGGACGCCTCCGAGGCGGCTCAAACCCTGGCCCGGCTCAAACCGGACGCCTGCCTCGTCACCACCATGAGTCTTTTACGTGATCTTCGGGTACCCCTCATGACCTGCGCCCAATGCGGCGTCAACGCCATCACCATTTGCGAGGAAGCCATCTACCCCATGAACTCCTCGCCAGCCCTCACCCGCGAAATTGACGCGCTGGCCAAAAGGAACGGCTGCACTATCTGCGGCACGGGTTATCAGGATGTGTTCTGGGGCAACCTCATTACCACCCTGGCCGGGGCCATGCACACCATCAGAAAAATTCGCGGCAAGTCCAGCTATAATGTGGAGGATTACGGCATAGCCCTGGCCAAGGCGCACGGCGCTGGCCTTGACCTTGAGGCTTTTGACAGGGACATCGCCTCGGCGGACAACATCCCCGAATCCCAGCGCAAGGCCCTTATTGAAAAGGGCGAATTCCTGCCCTCCTATATGTGGAACGTCAACGGCTGGCTGGCGGCCCGGCTCGGCCTTACGGTCACCGGGCAGACACAGAAATGCGTGCCCATGACCCACTCCAGCGAACTCAAGTCTTCCACCCTGGGCATGACCATTCCTGCGGGATACGCCACAGGCATGTCCGCAGTGGTCACCACCGAAACGCAGGAAGGCGTCACCATCGAGAGCGAATGCATAGGCAAGGTCTACGCGCCGGATGAGGTTGACCGCAACGACTGGACGCTCATGGGCGAGCCCGACACCCAGGTGGTCATCACCCAGCCCGCCACCGTGGAACTGACATGCGCAACCCTGGTGAACCGCATTCCTGATCTCATCAACGCCGCGCCCGGCTATGTGACCACAGACCAGATGCCCGTGAACAGTTACCGGGTGAAGCCGCTGGACCAGTACGTCAACAAATAG
- a CDS encoding ABC transporter ATP-binding protein: protein MSLLQLSNIRVSYGSVEVLHGIDLRVEEGEIVTILGANGAGKSTTLLSISGLVRPSSGEILFDGQDLLRLPSHKVVGLGIAQSPEGRRVFGVMSVLENLRLGAFCIEDKARKERTLEWIFDLFPRLLERKDQLAGTLSGGEQQMLAIGRALMAEPRLLLLDEPSLGLAPLLVRSIFETVRAINKRGVTVLLVEQNARAALKLASRGYVLEVGKVVMEDKAHNLLNNASVREAYLGG, encoded by the coding sequence ATGTCCCTGTTGCAACTGTCGAATATACGGGTCAGCTATGGCAGCGTCGAAGTGCTGCACGGCATTGATCTGCGGGTGGAAGAGGGCGAGATTGTCACCATCCTCGGAGCCAACGGCGCTGGCAAAAGCACCACCCTGCTTTCCATCAGCGGCCTTGTGCGGCCCTCGTCGGGCGAGATTCTTTTTGACGGGCAGGATTTGCTGCGTCTGCCAAGCCACAAGGTCGTGGGCCTGGGCATAGCCCAGTCGCCCGAGGGGCGGCGGGTTTTCGGCGTCATGAGCGTGCTTGAAAACCTGCGGCTGGGGGCCTTCTGCATTGAGGACAAAGCCCGCAAGGAACGCACCCTTGAATGGATATTCGATCTTTTTCCGCGTCTGCTTGAGCGCAAGGATCAGCTTGCTGGCACGCTTTCGGGCGGCGAGCAGCAGATGCTGGCCATAGGCCGGGCGCTCATGGCCGAACCGCGCCTTTTGCTGCTTGACGAGCCTTCCCTGGGGCTTGCGCCTTTGCTGGTGCGCTCCATATTTGAGACCGTGCGGGCCATCAACAAGCGCGGCGTCACGGTGCTGCTGGTGGAGCAGAACGCCCGCGCCGCCCTCAAGCTGGCATCGCGCGGCTATGTGCTTGAAGTGGGCAAGGTGGTTATGGAAGACAAGGCCCATAACCTGCTCAACAATGCCAGCGTGCGCGAGGCGTACCTCGGCGGATAA
- a CDS encoding ABC transporter ATP-binding protein has product MSLLRLQEITKVFGGLVAVNDLTFSVEAGSVVGLIGPNGAGKTTVFNCITGNYSPEKGRIFFDGEPLAGLRPHKVVELGIARTFQSIRLFGKLSVLENVLAGRHCRMKSGMLSCMLHLPWQRREERAAVARCMEELNFVGLADRHAEAAGGLSYGNQRLLEVARALASDPRLLILDEPAGGMNDQETAALVDTIAAIRDRGITVLLIEHDMRLVMKICEKLVVLEHGTMIAQGEPEAVRRNPAVVEAYLGVEDEKW; this is encoded by the coding sequence ATGAGTCTTTTGCGCTTGCAGGAAATAACCAAGGTTTTCGGCGGTCTTGTGGCTGTCAACGACCTGACCTTCAGCGTGGAGGCGGGCAGCGTGGTTGGCCTCATCGGCCCCAATGGCGCGGGCAAGACCACGGTATTCAACTGCATCACGGGCAACTACTCGCCGGAGAAAGGGCGGATCTTTTTTGACGGCGAGCCTTTGGCCGGACTACGCCCCCACAAGGTGGTGGAGCTTGGCATAGCCCGCACCTTCCAGAGCATCCGCCTGTTCGGCAAGCTGTCAGTGCTGGAAAACGTCCTGGCCGGGCGGCATTGCCGCATGAAGTCGGGCATGCTGTCCTGTATGCTGCATTTGCCCTGGCAGCGCCGCGAGGAGCGCGCCGCCGTGGCCCGCTGCATGGAGGAACTAAACTTTGTGGGCCTGGCCGACCGCCATGCCGAAGCCGCCGGGGGGCTTTCCTACGGCAACCAGCGGCTGCTCGAAGTCGCCCGCGCCCTGGCCTCCGACCCGCGCCTGCTCATCCTTGACGAGCCCGCTGGCGGCATGAACGACCAGGAAACCGCTGCCCTTGTGGACACCATTGCGGCCATACGCGACAGGGGCATCACCGTGCTGCTCATCGAGCACGACATGCGTCTGGTCATGAAAATCTGTGAAAAACTGGTGGTGCTGGAGCACGGCACCATGATCGCCCAGGGCGAGCCGGAGGCCGTGCGCCGTAATCCGGCCGTGGTTGAAGCCTACCTGGGCGTCGAAGACGAGAAGTGGTAA
- a CDS encoding branched-chain amino acid ABC transporter permease codes for MMTEPIRIAIRVALAAVICALPLFSNAYWTDVCVSIGLYALLSLSLNIILGQAGIFHMGHAAFFAVGAYVTAILNTLCHWPIFWTMPVAGAAAALFALLVARPIIHLRGDYLLIVTIGIVEIVRIALINDVFGLTGGANGIFGISRPSFFGFKIVKGIQFYYLVWGMVAVSLLLFYGLWHSRFGRALNYIKEDDVAAEGCGVNVTQYKLMAFVLGAFWAGMAGTLYAAKMTTISPESFSFMESVIIFAVVILSGGSQIGVLISAFLFIGLPELLREFSNARMLIFGLAMMIMMVWRPQGLLPPRRRRYHVKSLMENENGDGSGPGPGSPEAGSALAVESDVQAAGGRPA; via the coding sequence ATGATGACAGAGCCCATCCGCATTGCCATCCGGGTCGCTCTGGCGGCCGTCATCTGCGCGCTGCCCCTCTTCAGCAACGCCTACTGGACAGACGTGTGCGTGAGCATAGGCCTTTACGCGCTGCTTTCGCTGTCGCTCAACATCATTCTGGGGCAGGCGGGGATCTTTCATATGGGGCACGCGGCCTTTTTTGCCGTGGGCGCGTATGTTACCGCCATACTGAACACCCTCTGCCATTGGCCCATATTCTGGACCATGCCCGTTGCCGGGGCGGCGGCGGCCCTCTTTGCCCTGCTGGTGGCGCGGCCCATCATCCATCTGCGCGGCGACTATCTGCTTATCGTCACCATTGGCATTGTGGAAATTGTGCGCATAGCCCTTATCAACGACGTTTTCGGCCTCACGGGCGGGGCCAACGGCATTTTCGGCATCAGCCGCCCCAGCTTTTTCGGCTTCAAGATAGTCAAGGGCATACAGTTCTACTATCTGGTGTGGGGCATGGTGGCCGTAAGCCTGCTGCTTTTCTACGGCCTGTGGCATTCACGCTTTGGCCGCGCCCTGAACTATATCAAGGAAGACGACGTGGCCGCCGAAGGCTGCGGGGTGAACGTCACCCAGTACAAGCTCATGGCCTTTGTGCTGGGCGCGTTCTGGGCGGGCATGGCCGGTACGCTCTATGCCGCGAAAATGACGACCATTTCACCGGAATCTTTCAGTTTTATGGAGTCCGTCATTATTTTTGCGGTGGTCATTCTTTCGGGCGGCAGCCAGATTGGCGTGCTTATCAGCGCCTTTCTTTTCATCGGCCTGCCGGAACTGCTGCGTGAGTTTTCCAATGCGCGCATGCTTATTTTCGGCCTGGCCATGATGATCATGATGGTGTGGCGTCCCCAGGGGCTGCTGCCCCCGCGCCGCCGTCGCTACCATGTGAAATCACTGATGGAAAACGAAAACGGTGACGGTTCCGGGCCTGGCCCCGGCAGCCCGGAGGCCGGATCTGCCCTTGCCGTTGAAAGCGACGTGCAGGCCGCTGGCGGGAGGCCCGCATGA
- a CDS encoding branched-chain amino acid ABC transporter permease translates to MEQFLQQLLNGLAVGGIYALVALGYTMVYGVLKLINFAHGDLFTIGAYLGLTLLVSCNFSGMLSPMLAVLAVFVMVALLVAIIGFLLERTAYRPLRNANRLSAVVSALGASIFFQNAIMLIYGARFYVYPDYLRPDFTVHLFGLAVPGVRLLVIAASVILMLGLWAFIQRSRTGAAIRAVAIDPGAAQLMGINVDRIISLVFLIGPGLGGAAGLMVGIYYGQIDFTMGWTYGLKAFTAAILGGIGNIPGAMIGGLLLGVIEALAAGYIAIAWKDAIAFFVLILILIIRPTGILGERTADKL, encoded by the coding sequence ATGGAACAGTTTTTACAACAGCTTTTGAACGGTCTTGCCGTGGGCGGCATCTATGCCCTGGTGGCCCTGGGGTACACGATGGTGTACGGCGTGCTGAAGCTTATCAACTTCGCGCACGGCGATCTCTTCACCATTGGGGCCTACCTTGGGCTGACCCTGCTTGTGAGCTGCAATTTTTCGGGCATGCTCAGTCCCATGCTGGCTGTGCTGGCCGTCTTTGTCATGGTCGCCCTGCTGGTGGCCATTATCGGCTTTCTTCTGGAGCGTACGGCCTACCGCCCCTTGCGGAACGCCAACCGCCTTTCCGCCGTGGTTTCGGCCCTTGGGGCCTCCATATTTTTTCAGAACGCCATCATGCTCATCTACGGCGCGCGCTTTTACGTCTACCCCGACTACCTCAGGCCCGACTTCACGGTGCATCTGTTCGGCCTGGCCGTTCCCGGCGTGCGCCTGCTGGTCATTGCGGCCAGCGTCATCCTCATGCTTGGCCTATGGGCTTTCATCCAGCGTTCGCGCACCGGCGCGGCCATTCGCGCTGTGGCCATTGACCCCGGCGCGGCCCAGCTTATGGGCATCAACGTGGATCGCATCATCAGCCTGGTCTTTCTTATCGGGCCTGGCCTTGGCGGCGCTGCCGGACTTATGGTGGGCATCTACTACGGGCAGATCGACTTTACCATGGGCTGGACGTACGGCCTCAAAGCCTTTACCGCCGCCATCCTGGGCGGCATAGGCAATATCCCCGGAGCCATGATCGGCGGCCTTCTGCTGGGCGTTATCGAGGCCCTGGCCGCTGGCTATATCGCCATCGCCTGGAAGGACGCCATCGCCTTCTTTGTGCTTATTCTCATTCTTATCATCCGCCCCACGGGCATTCTGGGCGAGCGCACGGCGGACAAGCTATGA
- a CDS encoding branched-chain amino acid ABC transporter substrate-binding protein has product MKALGRLLGALTLTLLVPVAALAGDVKIGLMCPLTGKWASEGQDMKNIVSLLADEVNAKGGINGRQVKIVVEDDAGDPRTAALAAQKLASAGVVAVIGTYGSAVTEASQNILDEAQLVQIGTGSTSVRLTEKGLPLFFRTSPRDDAQGRAAAAAIVKGGYKAVALLHDNSSYAKGLAEETKAILDKDGVKVVFYDALTPGERDYTAILTKLKSAKPDLVFFTGYYPETGMLLRQKKEMGWPVPMMGGDAANHQDLVKIAGNEAAEGYFFISPPLPQDMDTAEAKAFLDAFKAKYNTVPVSVWAVLAGDAFKVIEAALAAGNDKPEAIAAWLKNLKGMPGLSGSLGFDAKGDRVGEFYRTYVVDGKGVFILQPK; this is encoded by the coding sequence ATGAAAGCACTTGGTCGTTTGCTTGGGGCTCTGACCCTCACCCTGCTGGTGCCCGTGGCGGCTCTTGCCGGAGACGTCAAAATCGGTCTCATGTGCCCGCTCACGGGTAAATGGGCCTCTGAAGGGCAGGACATGAAGAACATCGTCAGTCTGCTGGCTGACGAGGTGAATGCCAAGGGCGGCATCAACGGCCGCCAGGTCAAGATTGTGGTGGAAGACGACGCGGGCGATCCGCGTACCGCCGCTCTGGCCGCGCAAAAACTGGCTTCGGCCGGAGTGGTGGCCGTTATCGGCACCTATGGCTCCGCTGTTACCGAAGCAAGCCAGAACATTCTGGACGAAGCCCAGCTGGTGCAGATAGGTACTGGCTCCACCAGCGTGCGCCTGACGGAAAAGGGCCTGCCCCTTTTCTTCCGCACCAGTCCCCGTGACGACGCGCAGGGCCGCGCTGCCGCCGCCGCCATTGTGAAGGGCGGTTACAAGGCTGTGGCGCTTTTGCACGACAATTCCTCCTATGCCAAGGGCCTGGCCGAAGAAACCAAGGCCATCCTGGACAAGGACGGCGTCAAGGTGGTCTTTTATGACGCTCTTACCCCCGGAGAGCGCGATTACACGGCCATTCTGACCAAGCTCAAGTCTGCCAAGCCCGATCTTGTGTTCTTCACCGGCTACTACCCCGAAACGGGCATGTTGCTGCGCCAGAAAAAGGAAATGGGCTGGCCCGTGCCCATGATGGGCGGCGATGCCGCCAACCATCAGGATCTGGTGAAGATTGCGGGCAATGAGGCGGCGGAAGGCTACTTCTTCATCAGCCCGCCCCTGCCGCAGGATATGGACACTGCCGAAGCCAAGGCTTTTCTTGACGCCTTCAAGGCCAAGTACAACACCGTGCCCGTTTCCGTATGGGCCGTGCTGGCTGGCGACGCCTTCAAGGTTATTGAAGCGGCCCTTGCCGCTGGCAATGACAAGCCTGAAGCCATCGCCGCATGGCTGAAAAACCTCAAGGGCATGCCCGGCCTTTCCGGCAGCCTTGGCTTTGACGCCAAGGGCGACCGCGTGGGCGAGTTCTATCGCACCTATGTGGTTGACGGTAAGGGCGTATTTATCTTGCAGCCCAAGTAA
- a CDS encoding amylo-alpha-1,6-glucosidase gives MRFSFDKAACQNTRRALRKEWLLTNGLGDYASSTILCCNTRKYHGLLTVNTPYGRHVLLSALEESIMGGGKEFTLSTRQHPGTLYPHGHDYLEAFRLDQWPQCVYRVGDVRLCREIQLVRGESLLLMRFSVRGPTPVPPLTLRLRPLLAYRNFHKLTHANPDLRAETTPLSDGFSITPYEGLPTLYIQCQTSQKHSFAPRPDWCRNVEYLEERERGFPYSEDLFMPGVLDVGMPPLANGAESCVYLAVGTRHCEQDLHQMWDAASHERTKAYKANVGLTGHLRQVGRQFCIESPAGRPEVLAGYHWFDAWGRDTLISLPGLTFHAGRTDFGLRVLAEMGRHVEDGLIPNMLSPQGDHAYNSVDAALWYAFALQSCLEVDAGHLAWVRENAWPALKAVISGYRAGEGRARQLDIHVDAEGLLHAGNAHTQLTWMDAQANNAPVTPRQGCPVEINALWYNTLAFADQLAARFGEEPLAGDMVLRQMRTAFFQRFWVYGGGGYLGDVWQNGKLDASVRPNQIFAVSLPHPVLAEDYQAQVVECVRNKLLTPYGLRTLAPDDLHYKGRYDGGPTSRDAAYHQGTVWPWLLGHYADALLRTAWDVDGAAMALLDTLTPLYCDHISQAGLGSISEVFDGSPPYKPNGCIAQAWSVAECLRLLLRLQKAAPAVYERWQKLAAHRMAHPVIGDTAGVCRVSMALEGCKKQHACAPDAAQP, from the coding sequence ATGCGGTTCAGCTTTGACAAGGCTGCCTGCCAGAACACCCGCAGGGCGTTGCGCAAGGAATGGCTGCTCACCAATGGTCTTGGCGATTACGCCAGCAGCACCATCCTTTGCTGCAATACGCGGAAGTACCACGGCCTGCTTACGGTCAATACGCCCTATGGCCGCCATGTGCTGCTCTCTGCCCTTGAAGAGTCCATCATGGGCGGCGGCAAGGAATTCACGCTTTCCACACGCCAGCACCCAGGCACGCTCTACCCTCACGGCCACGACTACCTTGAGGCATTCCGCCTGGATCAGTGGCCGCAGTGCGTCTACCGCGTCGGCGACGTGCGCCTGTGCCGCGAAATCCAGCTTGTCCGTGGGGAGAGCCTGCTCCTGATGCGCTTCAGCGTGCGCGGGCCAACCCCCGTACCACCGTTGACGCTACGCCTGCGCCCCCTGCTGGCCTACCGCAATTTTCACAAGCTTACCCACGCCAATCCCGACCTGCGCGCAGAAACCACCCCACTGTCCGACGGCTTCAGCATCACTCCCTATGAAGGGCTGCCCACGCTCTACATCCAGTGCCAGACAAGCCAGAAGCATTCTTTCGCGCCACGCCCGGACTGGTGCCGTAATGTGGAATACCTTGAAGAGCGTGAACGCGGCTTTCCCTACAGCGAAGACCTCTTTATGCCGGGCGTGCTGGACGTGGGCATGCCCCCCCTTGCCAACGGCGCGGAAAGCTGCGTCTATCTGGCGGTGGGAACACGCCACTGCGAGCAGGACCTGCACCAGATGTGGGACGCCGCCAGCCATGAGCGCACCAAGGCCTACAAGGCCAACGTCGGACTCACCGGGCACCTGAGACAGGTCGGACGCCAGTTCTGCATCGAATCCCCTGCGGGACGGCCCGAAGTGCTGGCGGGCTACCACTGGTTTGACGCCTGGGGCCGCGACACGCTGATCAGCCTGCCGGGCCTGACCTTTCATGCTGGCCGTACGGATTTTGGCCTGCGCGTTCTGGCCGAAATGGGCAGGCATGTGGAAGACGGGCTCATCCCCAACATGCTTTCGCCCCAGGGCGATCACGCCTACAACTCCGTGGACGCCGCCCTGTGGTACGCCTTTGCGCTGCAAAGCTGCCTTGAGGTGGACGCCGGGCATCTCGCCTGGGTGCGTGAAAACGCCTGGCCCGCGCTCAAGGCGGTCATTTCCGGCTACCGCGCGGGCGAGGGCAGGGCCAGACAACTGGACATTCATGTGGACGCCGAGGGCCTGCTGCACGCAGGCAACGCCCACACCCAGCTCACCTGGATGGACGCTCAGGCCAACAATGCCCCCGTGACGCCACGGCAGGGCTGCCCCGTTGAAATCAATGCCCTCTGGTACAATACCCTGGCCTTTGCGGATCAGCTTGCCGCGCGCTTTGGCGAGGAACCCCTGGCGGGCGACATGGTTCTGCGCCAGATGCGCACGGCATTTTTCCAGCGCTTCTGGGTTTATGGCGGCGGGGGCTACCTTGGCGACGTCTGGCAAAACGGCAAACTCGACGCCAGTGTGCGGCCCAACCAGATTTTCGCGGTATCCCTGCCCCATCCCGTGCTGGCTGAAGATTATCAGGCACAGGTGGTGGAATGCGTGCGCAACAAACTGCTCACGCCTTACGGACTGCGCACCCTGGCCCCGGACGACCTGCACTACAAGGGGCGGTACGACGGCGGCCCGACCAGCCGGGATGCGGCCTACCACCAGGGCACGGTCTGGCCCTGGCTGCTGGGGCACTACGCGGACGCCCTGCTGCGCACGGCCTGGGATGTGGACGGCGCGGCCATGGCGCTTCTGGACACGCTCACGCCACTCTACTGCGACCATATTTCCCAGGCGGGCCTTGGCAGCATATCTGAAGTGTTTGACGGCTCGCCCCCGTACAAACCCAATGGCTGCATCGCCCAGGCCTGGAGTGTGGCCGAATGCCTGCGCCTTTTGCTGCGGTTGCAAAAAGCCGCTCCCGCAGTCTACGAGCGCTGGCAAAAACTGGCGGCGCACCGCATGGCCCACCCCGTCATTGGCGATACGGCGGGGGTCTGCCGCGTGAGCATGGCTTTGGAAGGCTGCAAGAAACAACATGCGTGCGCGCCGGACGCAGCACAACCGTAA
- a CDS encoding glycosyltransferase, with the protein MRVLMFGWEFPPHISGGLGTACFGMTQALARRGAEIIFVLPRIDDSKGKGEFLRLRSASGTPITQDLVQRMNWAQQEVWRNGIRCLPVDSPLMPYLTPQDYVSALGRLSGRTCAGEPYCLTPRQTGEEESHQSRSFTYSLQGGYGPSLMDEVLRYSRLSAALAVQEDFDVIHAHDWMTYPAGMLAKTLTGKPLVVHIHATEYDRSGSDINEQVAGIERAGMLAADVVVAVSRLTRKTVIERYGIPPEKVMVVHNAVARHEAQRHYPIPPRIRHEKRVLFLGRVTFQKGPEYFMEAARLVLQKIPNVRFFMAGSGDMLPRLIRRAGQLRMGSRFHFAGFLQGEEVDRMFALSDLYVMPSVSEPFGITPLEAMLYDVPVLLSRQSGVSEVLQHALKADFWDTRDMADKICAVLRYPCLAAELVKNCREEMKSIRWENAADQLLAIYHNVHGGRS; encoded by the coding sequence ATGCGAGTGCTTATGTTCGGCTGGGAGTTCCCACCTCACATCAGCGGAGGTCTGGGCACGGCCTGCTTTGGCATGACCCAGGCTCTGGCCCGCAGGGGAGCGGAAATAATCTTTGTACTGCCCCGTATCGACGACAGCAAGGGGAAAGGGGAATTTCTGCGTCTGCGTTCGGCATCCGGAACTCCCATCACTCAAGACCTGGTACAGCGCATGAACTGGGCGCAACAGGAAGTCTGGCGCAACGGCATACGCTGCCTGCCGGTGGACAGTCCGCTCATGCCCTATCTCACCCCGCAGGACTACGTCAGCGCACTGGGCCGCCTCAGCGGCCGCACCTGCGCGGGAGAGCCGTATTGCCTGACACCGCGCCAGACGGGGGAAGAAGAGTCCCATCAATCCAGATCCTTCACCTATTCGCTGCAAGGCGGATACGGCCCCAGCCTTATGGACGAGGTGCTGCGTTACAGCCGCCTTTCCGCAGCCCTGGCTGTTCAAGAAGACTTTGACGTTATCCACGCCCATGACTGGATGACCTATCCAGCGGGCATGCTGGCCAAAACCCTCACGGGCAAACCCCTTGTTGTCCATATCCACGCCACCGAATACGACCGCAGCGGAAGCGACATCAACGAGCAGGTGGCGGGCATTGAACGGGCGGGCATGCTGGCCGCCGATGTGGTGGTGGCCGTGAGCCGCCTTACCCGCAAAACCGTCATCGAACGCTACGGCATCCCCCCGGAAAAGGTCATGGTCGTACACAACGCCGTGGCCCGCCACGAGGCCCAGCGCCATTATCCCATCCCGCCGCGCATACGGCACGAAAAGCGCGTGCTGTTTCTGGGCCGCGTCACCTTTCAGAAAGGGCCGGAATATTTCATGGAAGCCGCACGGCTGGTGCTGCAAAAAATCCCCAACGTGCGCTTTTTCATGGCTGGCAGCGGCGACATGCTGCCACGCCTCATCCGCAGGGCCGGGCAGTTGCGCATGGGCAGCCGCTTCCACTTTGCCGGCTTCCTGCAGGGGGAGGAGGTGGACCGCATGTTTGCCCTCAGCGATCTCTACGTCATGCCGTCGGTTTCCGAACCCTTCGGCATAACGCCCCTTGAGGCCATGCTCTACGACGTTCCTGTACTGCTCTCACGTCAATCGGGCGTATCCGAAGTGCTGCAACACGCCCTTAAAGCCGATTTCTGGGATACCCGCGACATGGCCGACAAAATCTGCGCCGTTCTGCGCTACCCCTGCCTGGCGGCTGAACTGGTGAAAAACTGCCGCGAAGAAATGAAGTCCATCCGTTGGGAAAATGCCGCCGACCAGTTGCTGGCCATTTACCACAACGTACACGGAGGTCGCTCATGA
- a CDS encoding glycoside hydrolase family 57 protein has translation MTAICLCYEVHEPYQLRRYTVFDMGQNSIYEDDDHNCDAMLRAARLCYLPANELMLKLIRRYGKDFRVSYAISGTVLDLFEQYVPEVLESFTALAQTGCVEFVAETAPHSLAFLYSRQEFDRQVQAQASRLKKLFGVKPVTFKHTECVYNNDLAAAVAELGFKAVLAEGTDQVLGWRSANYLYQPVSAPELGLLLRNTSLSNDIGLRFSDTAWPAWPLTADTFASWCHGLADSADVINIINDYHVFGLRHSRESGIFDFLEALPEALLAHNDFHFATPAMAVKQFKPVGKMDIPQFISWEDESGDLTAWLGNDMQKDAIHALYALASRVDRSGSAELRHDFDRLQTADHFRHMSTKWFSSEAPDRPSPFGSPYDAYITFMNVLADFEMRLKAVEEQQKAPDPAKAAPAKTAPVKPGPAKSRTGQSPKTQPKTAKKAPGKAQASSKETAGGKKPVTGAKAVPAKKAEPAKKTEPNPKTAAGKKKAAAKGTATTKENKPAASPAGADQP, from the coding sequence ATGACAGCCATATGCCTGTGCTATGAGGTTCACGAACCTTACCAGCTGCGCCGCTATACGGTTTTTGATATGGGTCAGAATTCCATTTATGAAGACGATGACCACAACTGCGATGCCATGCTGCGCGCGGCACGCCTGTGCTACCTGCCCGCCAATGAGCTTATGCTCAAGCTCATCCGCCGCTACGGCAAGGACTTTCGCGTGTCCTACGCCATTTCGGGCACAGTCCTTGACCTCTTTGAGCAGTACGTTCCTGAAGTGCTTGAAAGCTTTACGGCCCTGGCGCAAACGGGCTGCGTGGAATTTGTGGCCGAAACCGCGCCGCATTCCCTGGCCTTTCTCTATTCCCGCCAGGAGTTTGACCGCCAGGTGCAGGCACAGGCGTCCCGCCTGAAAAAGCTCTTCGGCGTCAAGCCCGTGACCTTCAAGCATACGGAATGCGTGTACAACAACGACCTCGCCGCCGCTGTGGCCGAACTCGGCTTCAAGGCCGTGCTGGCCGAAGGCACGGATCAGGTGCTGGGCTGGCGCAGCGCCAACTACCTGTACCAGCCCGTCAGCGCTCCGGAACTTGGCCTGCTGCTGCGCAACACCAGCCTTTCCAACGACATAGGCCTGCGTTTTTCCGACACGGCCTGGCCCGCATGGCCCCTTACGGCCGACACCTTTGCCTCCTGGTGCCACGGCCTGGCCGATTCGGCCGATGTCATCAATATCATCAACGATTATCATGTGTTCGGCCTGCGTCACAGCAGGGAATCGGGCATTTTTGACTTTCTGGAAGCCCTGCCGGAGGCCCTGCTGGCCCACAATGATTTTCACTTCGCCACGCCCGCCATGGCGGTCAAACAATTCAAGCCTGTGGGCAAGATGGACATCCCCCAGTTCATATCCTGGGAGGACGAGAGCGGCGACCTCACCGCGTGGCTTGGCAACGACATGCAAAAAGACGCCATACACGCCCTCTACGCCCTTGCCTCACGGGTGGATCGCAGCGGATCAGCCGAACTGCGCCACGATTTCGACAGGTTGCAGACCGCCGACCACTTCCGCCACATGTCCACCAAGTGGTTTTCCAGCGAGGCCCCGGACAGGCCAAGCCCCTTTGGCAGCCCCTATGACGCCTACATCACCTTCATGAACGTGCTGGCGGACTTTGAAATGCGCCTCAAGGCCGTTGAAGAACAGCAAAAGGCTCCCGACCCGGCCAAGGCTGCACCGGCCAAAACAGCCCCGGTAAAGCCTGGCCCGGCAAAAAGCCGCACAGGCCAAAGCCCCAAAACGCAGCCCAAAACTGCGAAAAAAGCGCCGGGCAAAGCACAGGCGTCCAGCAAGGAAACAGCAGGGGGCAAAAAGCCCGTGACGGGCGCAAAAGCAGTGCCAGCCAAAAAGGCAGAGCCTGCCAAAAAGACGGAGCCAAACCCAAAAACTGCAGCGGGCAAGAAAAAAGCCGCCGCCAAGGGCACGGCCACCACAAAAGAAAACAAGCCCGCCGCTTCGCCCGCAGGAGCGGATCAACCTTGA